TTGATGTGTGATTAAGGTTTTCCCAAGAATTTCAGAGGCAATTTTTTCCGCTTCTTGGGGAGATTTAGCCAGTTTTACACCTCCTGCTTTTCCACGGCCGCCTGCATGGATCTGAGCTTTTATGACGACTTTTCCGCCAAGTTCTTCAGCAATAGCTTTTGCTTCTGAAGCAGTAAAGGCGACCCTTCCCCTGGGAACTTCTACTCCATATCTTTTCAATACTTCTTTAGCTTGATATTCATGAATTTTCACGAATAGCCTCCATATTAATGATATTAATCCTAGTTATGAATTGTAGTTCCTGTTCTTCCTTCTAAAGCGGCTAAATGCTTTTCGACCGAAGTGATAATCACTTTTTTCCCTCCGGATTCTAGAAAATTAATCGCGGAATATATTTTGGGTCCCATGCTTCCTTTAGGAAATTGACATTCATTCAAATATATTTTTGCTTCCTCAACGGTAAGCGAATCTAAATATTCTTGTCTTGGAGTACCGAAATTCAATGCTACTTTCTCAACTGCTGTTAGAAGGTGCAATTCATCTGCTTCGAGTTCTTTAGCTAACACAGCCGAAGACAAATCTTTGTCGATAACTGCATCAACCCCTTCATAGGTTTTTTCTTCGGTAATGTAAACCGGTATACCGCCTCCCCCAACTGTAACAACGATCACTCCCCTATCAAAAAGATCTTTTATTATTTCTTTTTCGACAATTGAAATCGGCATCGGTGAAGGGACTACCCGGCGCCACCCTCTACCGGTGTCTTCTTTCATAGTCCAGTTTCGTTCTTTTTGAATCTTCTTTGCTTGCTCCTCTTTATAAAAACTACCAACAAATTTGGTGGGATTCAGAATTGAAGGATCATTTTTGTCAACAATAACCTGGGCTGGAATTGTAGTAACTTCTCTAGCTATATTTTGCACAATTAACTTATTTTGTAGGGATTGGGTAATCATATATCCCATACCGCCACATAAATCCGCAACCATAACACCAAGGGGAATTGGTGTCACCTTGTCTCTTGTCGCTTCAACTCTTATTAAATAATTACCAACTTGGGGACCATTACCATGTGTAAGCGCCAGTATGCTTCCATCTTTAATTATTTCAGTAATACCTATAAGACTTCTGCGTGTATTAGCAAATTGCTGAGCAATATTGCCATCTTCAAATTCCCGTGTAATTGCATTACCCCCTAATGCAACAACGATCCGCTTTTGAGTCATTATCTTTCCAAATTGAGTATCAACAAAAAAAGCATCCACCTAAACCAGGATGCTTAAAACAAATTTTTTTAAGCAATACCAAAGTGTATCTGTTTAGCAAAAAATAATACCATTAACACCATAATTCATCAATAATTCTATACTCTTTGAAGTGACTAAACTTTTCTTGATTTTCACAAAGCCTTATATTATTTTTACTGCCGATTTAGTAAATAAGGAAATTAACATGGCAAGAAGATGTGATATTTGTGGCAAAGGCCCTTTAACAGGTAACCATGTAAGCCATGCTCACAATTTAACAAAAAGAAGATGGTTACCAAATCTACAAAAAGTTCGTGCTAATATCGAAGGTAAAGTCAAAAAATTAACTGTTTGTACTTCTTGTATTCGTTCCGGGAAAGTACAAAAGGCAGCATAACAATTTTTAGCATGCAAAAAAAAAGCGGATTTCTCCGCTTTTTTTTTGTACTTCTTGCAATATCCCATCATTGTGATTAATTAAGCTTTGTTTTGATAAAATTTCCTTTTAAAAATATTCAAAACAAATATCATTAGGATGTTTCGCCCATTTTCCTTTTGCGCAAATATGCCGGAATATCATAGACATCTACTTCATCGCCACCGTTATTAGAAATCTCTTCTTCAAATACTTTTGCCTCTTTTCGTTTAAAAGCGGGAATATCTAAGACTTTACGCCTTGCGCCAATAATATCTTGAAAAGGATTTTGATTCTCAGAATAATTCTTATTTAGCTCATCATCCAATCCTGTTGCAATCACAGTTACATGAATTTCATCTTTGATTTTTTCATCTATGATTGCTCCAAAGAATATATTTGCTTCAGAGCCTGCGGATTCGGATATAACAGATGCTGCATTTTTTATGTCGTCCAAAGTAAGGTCTAAGCCACCGGTGATATTAATCAAAAGACCCTTCGCGCCTTCCATAGAAATATCCTCAAGAAGTGGACTGGCAATAGCGATAGTAGCAGCTTCTTGTGCCCGGTCTGGTCCTGATGCTTGTCCGGTACCCATCAAAGCAGAACCCATTTCAGCCATTACGGTTTTAACATCTGCAAAATCCAAATTTATCAATCCCGGCACTGTTATGAGATCAGATATTCCTTGGGTTGCATGTAATAAAATATCATCAGCTATTTTAAAGGCTTCAAGAAGCGTGGTGCCTTTTGGCACAATTGAGAACAGTCGTTGATTAGGAATAGTAATTAACGTATCAATTTTTTCTCTTAGTTTAGCTATTCCTTCTAATGCTCGTTTCGCTCGTTTTACACCTTCAAACTGAAACGGCTTGGTAACAATCGCCACTGTTAAGGCTCCCATTTCCTTCGCTATTTCAGCAACCACAGGGGCAGCCCCGGTTCCTGTACCGCCACCCATTCCGGCGGTAATAAAGACCATGTCGGTGTCTGCAATTATTGCAGCTAAAGACTCACGATCTTCTTCGACCGCTAGCCGGCCAATTTCAGGATCAGCACCGGCTCCCAACCCTTTCGTCAGCTTTTTACCAATCTGAATTTTATGGGCAGCATGACTTGATTCCAAAGCTTGAGTATCCGTATTTATTGCGATAAAGTCAACTCCTTGCAACTGAGCTTCTATCATTCGATTTAATGCATTTCCCCCGGCGCCGCCGACCCCGATAACTTTCATCCTGGCTTTTGCTTCAATTTCTTGATCGTAATCTATTGCTATAGACATTGTATTTCCTTCCGCTAAGTTTGCGAGTTTATTATTTTCAAGTTTCCAACCAAAAGATAATTGGTCCATTTATCACCTCTTTATTTATTAAGCCAATTTAAAATTACTAAAATAAATCCTTCACTAATCTTTTCATCCAGCTTAGTATTGATTGGAAATTCTCAGACTCATCACCCTCATCAAGTTGCATATCTTCATTTTTATATGTGAGTCCATAATGAATGAGACCTATTCCGGTTGCATGGATAGGTGATCTGGCAAGACCTACCAAACCTCCGAATCCCTGGGGGATGCCTAGCTTTACCGGTGTATCAAAAATTTGTTCGGCTAACTCTCCAATAGATTCCAACATTGAACCCCCACCTGTTAAAACAATACCGGCGTTTAAAAAATCTGCATATTCAGACCTTTGAATTTCTCTTTTTGCTAGCATTAGTATTTCTTCGATTCTTGGTTGAATAATTTCAGTTAATACTGATTTGGGGACCATGGTTGAAGAGCGACCTCCGACACCCGGAACTTCAATAGTTTCACCATTCATTTGCTTACAGGATAAAGCGCAACCATATTTCAATTTAATTTCTTCCGCCCTGTCAATCGGAGTTCGAAGTCCCTGGGCAATATCATTCGTGACATTTTTTCCGCCAAGACCGATGACTGCAGTATGTCGAATGCTACCTTCGAAAATTAATGCGATATCGGTTGTTCCACCGCCCAAATCGAGTAAACCAATGCCTATTTCTTTTTCATCATCACCTAATACAGCAAAGCTCGAGGCCAGGGGCTCTAACACCAGGCTCCGGGCTTTCAAACCGGTTCTCTGGACACAGCGATAAATATTTTGAGCCGAAGTTACTGCACCGGTTACAATATGAACTTCCGCCTCTAACCGAACGCCTGAAAACCCTACTGGATTTTTAATACCACTTTGATCATCTACAATAAATTCCTGGGGAATGACATGAATAATTTCGCGATCAATCGGCAATGATACCGCTTTAGCTGCATCGATGACTCTTTGAACGTCATCTTCGCTGATTTCACGATTCCCGCCGGATACTGCAACCACTCCCCTGCTGTTAATACTTCGAATATGGTCACCTGCAATACCAACATAGACCGATTCAATTTCAATACCAGACATCAACTCAGCTTCTTTAACTGACTTTTCAATTGATTGAACTGTTTTATCCAGGTTGACCACAACCCCTCTTCGCAATCCTTCTGAAGGGGAAACTCCAACACCGATGATTTTCATGCCTTCTATTTCATCGATTTCTGCAACAATTACTGCAATCTTATTTGTACCAATATCCAAACCCACAATGATTTCTCCCAATTCCCGGTCTTTCCGCAAAGGCTTTCCAGTAGTTGATTGCCTCCATGCATCAGGGTAGGCAGACCGACGATTTCCATTGGATTTTTCCAACGTACTATTGAATAAATCTAAAGAATCGTTAATAAATGTTTTCCTAGTCATATCAAAGTCCTTTTTGGTATTGATTAGTTTATTTCAATTAAAATTAGCAACAACTTGATCTTCGAAACGAAGATCCACATAAGAAAGTTTATTATACCTGTTTTCACTTTTAATTTTATTTATGAAAATAAAATTTTTTTCTGCTTTTTTAGAGAAGTTTTCGCGGCCAAATAAAACAGGAAATCGTCCATCATTGAAGTATAAAACATATCCTGTTTTTGGATCATAATGAACCTCAGAAAAACTTTGATAATAGGCAGTGCTTATCTTTTGATTTGACATCAGCAAATCAATTGCTTTAGTTACACGATCGCTTTTTATGAGTTTTCCTACGTCGTTTGGGAGATCTTCAATCCCAGTAATTACAGGCAAACTTCCCAATAAAATTCCTGTTCCTAAAGGAAGCAGCGTGCCTTCTCTATCTGTGGCAGAAAGTGGCTTGCCGCTTTGTGAGATATATGCGACCGGTTTCCTTTCGATAATATCAATTTGAAGTGATGAAGGTAAACGTCTGGAAACCAATGCCGCTTTAACATAGGGGTGCTTCTCAATAGATTGTTGGATTTTAGCTAGGTTTAGATTTGTAACATTAACCCCATTATCCAAATTAAATTGACCTAATATATCTTCAGTTTTGATAAGCCGGTTACCATTCACTTCTATCGCTTGTAAAGAAAAAGTATCACTAATCGCAACCCAATTATTAATTTGCAAAACAATAAACACCATCCCGATAATTACGACTACCAATGTAGCCCCACGGATTAACTTAATCTTTTTCTTCATGATAAAACTCCTTGATTTAATCTAAATTCTTTAATAAACCACGATCACTCCAGCCCACCAATTGGTTTTCCAAATCAAGTTTGACACCAAATTTTTTATAGACTTTTTCGCGAATAATCTGAATCAGATCATATATATTTTGTGCAGTCGACCTTCCTTTGTTGAGAATGAAATTTGCATGTTTTGTAGAGACGACCGCGTCACCAACCCGTATTCCTTTTAGCCCTGTTTGTTCGATTAATACACCGGCATATTTCCCTGGCGGTCTTTTGAATACACTACCTGCAGATGGATATGACAATGGTTGTTTACTTTTTCTTCGCTGCCAAATTTCATCCATAGTTCTGCTTATGCTATGGCAATCATCCGGTTTCAGTAATAATTCTATTCCAAGTGTAATCTTCTCTGGATCGGTAAATCCTTTGCGATAACCAAATAGGATCTCTTCCTTTCGCAAAGTGTCTGTTTTTCCGTTTAAATCCATGACATCCACAGAAATTAGGCAATCTGAAATTTCACTTCCAAAAGCTCCTGCATTCATGTATACTGCTCCGCCTATCGTCCCGGGAATTCCAATCAATCTCTCCAATCCTCCCAAACACTTCTTTTTCATTTCAATGAGGAAATCCCAAAGAATCATTCCAGTGCCAACTTTTACTGTAAGATTGTCGATGATCAATTCTTTGAATCCCTTTTGCAAATTAACGACAACACCTCTAAAACCTGCGTCACTAATAAGGAGATTAGCGCCTTTACCTATAATGAAAAATGGAATATTTTTTTTTGACACATAATTCATAAAAATACTTAAATCCTCACAACCAGACGGTTCGAAATAAATATCTGCAAGACCACCGACTTTATATGTTGTATATCTTTGCAATGACCGATCTTTCACCAACAGTCCGCGAACCATTCTTCTTAAATCATGAAAAGCAGGATCACGGCGCCATTGATTGGTTTTCATTCTGCGAATTTATATTTCAATCTGATCAATTAAATAAGAGAGTATTGCATAGATCAGAAACAATGTCATGAGCAGCATTTGGCCTCGCTAAACTTTTCATATTCATCTTCATTTTTGAAAGTTTTGCATCATCATTGATTGTCTCTTTAATTGTTTGGAACAGTTTGTCTGCATCAAGATCGCCTTCCAACAGACAAATTGCTGCGCCTTTGGATTCCAAATCTCGTGCGTTGTATTCTTGATGACCGGCAGTTGCATAGGGGAATGGAATTAAAATCGCCGGGACTTCCAAATAAGTTAATTCAGCAATTGTTGTAGCTCCTGCCCGGCAAATACAGAGATTGCAGGCAGCATAAGCGGAATAAATTCGATGAATAAATGGGAAGAGCTTAATCCCGGATTGATCACCAAAAGTTTCCACGATTTTCTTATAATGATTTGAACCGGTTGCCCAGATAATTTGAATGCCACATTCTTGGATTATTTGAGGTGCAATTTCAATCATTAACTCATTGATTTTTAAAGCACCTTGACTTCCTCCAAAAATAAACAAAGTCTTTTTACTTGAATCAAAAGCGAATTCTTGTAATGCTACAAACGGATCTACTGATGAATCAATCTGTCTAACGGGATTACCGAAAACTTTTATTTTTTCTTTGTGCTTAAAATATTTCTCCGAAGATCCATAAGTCAAGTAAATCCTCTTTGCCCATTTGCCTAATAATCGTGTAGAGGCTCCTGGAAAGCTATTCTGCTCATGAATTGCAGTCGGAATTCTTAAAGTAACTGCCGAAGATACAACCGGGAGGCTAACGTAGCCTCCGGAACCTACAACCAAATCCGGTCGTTTCCTCAAGAATTGAAATAATAAATTTATAACTGAAGCCATAAACTCGAGTGGAATTAGCAAATTTTCAAGTGTCAAGTTACGCTTAAATCCTCTGATTCTAATGAAATTAAGCCGATATCCTAGTTGATCTTTCAATCTGTATTCGATGCCTTTTTTGGTGCCCCAAAATGCTATTTCGCAATTTGGGAAACGATTTCTAAATTCTTTTGCGATTGCTAAAGCCGGATATAAATGTCCTGCTGTTCCACCTCCGGCAAAATGAATTCGAATCGGTTTATCTTCCAACCCATCGCCTCGATCTTCTCATAGTATTTGCATGGCTACTCCTGCGCACCAATGACGATTCGTTGTATTGAGAGATGTTTAACAAAATTCCAACACCTGCCAGAGTAGTGATCATAAATGATCCTCCATAACTTATAAAAGGCATGGGAAGTCCTTTTGTCGGCAAAAGATTGCTCACGACACCTGCGTTCACAAATGCGTAAATTCCGATACTTGTTGTGATGCCAACAGCCAGTAATGCACCCGCCTCATCCGGGCAACGACGGGCAATCTTAAATCCTTCCAGGATCAACAATAAAAATAAAAATAAAACCACGGAAGTACCCACAAATCCAAATTCTTCACCAACAATCGAGAAAATAAAATCAGTAAACGGTTCCGGGAGAAATTCTAATTTCTGAGTACTGTTATCTAATCCTTTCCCCCAAAAGCCGCCACTGCCAAGGCTGATTATTGATTGGTTAACCTGGTATGGTAGGGACTTACCATTTATTACTGAATCTAAAAAATCTTTTATGCGAACAATATGGTAATCATGCTTCATCAAAAAAATCGGCACAGTGAGTAAAGCAACGAAACTAAGATGAAGCAAACTTACACCTGCGGTTATAAAGATCACAACACTAATCGCCAGTAAAATAACTACGGAGCCCATATCCGGCTGTTTGATCAACAAAAAAGAGATCAATCCAAGT
This window of the candidate division KSB1 bacterium genome carries:
- a CDS encoding FtsQ-type POTRA domain-containing protein yields the protein MKKKIKLIRGATLVVVIIGMVFIVLQINNWVAISDTFSLQAIEVNGNRLIKTEDILGQFNLDNGVNVTNLNLAKIQQSIEKHPYVKAALVSRRLPSSLQIDIIERKPVAYISQSGKPLSATDREGTLLPLGTGILLGSLPVITGIEDLPNDVGKLIKSDRVTKAIDLLMSNQKISTAYYQSFSEVHYDPKTGYVLYFNDGRFPVLFGRENFSKKAEKNFIFINKIKSENRYNKLSYVDLRFEDQVVANFN
- the murB gene encoding UDP-N-acetylmuramate dehydrogenase — encoded protein: MKTNQWRRDPAFHDLRRMVRGLLVKDRSLQRYTTYKVGGLADIYFEPSGCEDLSIFMNYVSKKNIPFFIIGKGANLLISDAGFRGVVVNLQKGFKELIIDNLTVKVGTGMILWDFLIEMKKKCLGGLERLIGIPGTIGGAVYMNAGAFGSEISDCLISVDVMDLNGKTDTLRKEEILFGYRKGFTDPEKITLGIELLLKPDDCHSISRTMDEIWQRRKSKQPLSYPSAGSVFKRPPGKYAGVLIEQTGLKGIRVGDAVVSTKHANFILNKGRSTAQNIYDLIQIIREKVYKKFGVKLDLENQLVGWSDRGLLKNLD
- the ftsZ gene encoding cell division protein FtsZ, which encodes MSIAIDYDQEIEAKARMKVIGVGGAGGNALNRMIEAQLQGVDFIAINTDTQALESSHAAHKIQIGKKLTKGLGAGADPEIGRLAVEEDRESLAAIIADTDMVFITAGMGGGTGTGAAPVVAEIAKEMGALTVAIVTKPFQFEGVKRAKRALEGIAKLREKIDTLITIPNQRLFSIVPKGTTLLEAFKIADDILLHATQGISDLITVPGLINLDFADVKTVMAEMGSALMGTGQASGPDRAQEAATIAIASPLLEDISMEGAKGLLINITGGLDLTLDDIKNAASVISESAGSEANIFFGAIIDEKIKDEIHVTVIATGLDDELNKNYSENQNPFQDIIGARRKVLDIPAFKRKEAKVFEEEISNNGGDEVDVYDIPAYLRKRKMGETS
- the ftsA gene encoding cell division protein FtsA, with the protein product MTRKTFINDSLDLFNSTLEKSNGNRRSAYPDAWRQSTTGKPLRKDRELGEIIVGLDIGTNKIAVIVAEIDEIEGMKIIGVGVSPSEGLRRGVVVNLDKTVQSIEKSVKEAELMSGIEIESVYVGIAGDHIRSINSRGVVAVSGGNREISEDDVQRVIDAAKAVSLPIDREIIHVIPQEFIVDDQSGIKNPVGFSGVRLEAEVHIVTGAVTSAQNIYRCVQRTGLKARSLVLEPLASSFAVLGDDEKEIGIGLLDLGGGTTDIALIFEGSIRHTAVIGLGGKNVTNDIAQGLRTPIDRAEEIKLKYGCALSCKQMNGETIEVPGVGGRSSTMVPKSVLTEIIQPRIEEILMLAKREIQRSEYADFLNAGIVLTGGGSMLESIGELAEQIFDTPVKLGIPQGFGGLVGLARSPIHATGIGLIHYGLTYKNEDMQLDEGDESENFQSILSWMKRLVKDLF
- a CDS encoding carbamate kinase, with amino-acid sequence MTQKRIVVALGGNAITREFEDGNIAQQFANTRRSLIGITEIIKDGSILALTHGNGPQVGNYLIRVEATRDKVTPIPLGVMVADLCGGMGYMITQSLQNKLIVQNIAREVTTIPAQVIVDKNDPSILNPTKFVGSFYKEEQAKKIQKERNWTMKEDTGRGWRRVVPSPMPISIVEKEIIKDLFDRGVIVVTVGGGGIPVYITEEKTYEGVDAVIDKDLSSAVLAKELEADELHLLTAVEKVALNFGTPRQEYLDSLTVEEAKIYLNECQFPKGSMGPKIYSAINFLESGGKKVIITSVEKHLAALEGRTGTTIHN
- a CDS encoding 50S ribosomal protein L28; the encoded protein is MARRCDICGKGPLTGNHVSHAHNLTKRRWLPNLQKVRANIEGKVKKLTVCTSCIRSGKVQKAA
- a CDS encoding cell division protein FtsW, whose product is MLDQATENRYNYFLFALVFLLLCIGLVMVYSASHHVAYKKLGSDSIYFRFHFYRILIGLFALIIAAIIPYNFWLKSARIWLLIGIGLLIAVLILGIKERNAQRWIEIYSFRFQPVDVLRMALIFYLCDAMIRKHEYLRKWKEGLLPQLFILGLISFLLIKQPDMGSVVILLAISVVIFITAGVSLLHLSFVALLTVPIFLMKHDYHIVRIKDFLDSVINGKSLPYQVNQSIISLGSGGFWGKGLDNSTQKLEFLPEPFTDFIFSIVGEEFGFVGTSVVLFLFLLLILEGFKIARRCPDEAGALLAVGITTSIGIYAFVNAGVVSNLLPTKGLPMPFISYGGSFMITTLAGVGILLNISQYNESSLVRRSSHANTMRRSRRWVGR
- the murG gene encoding undecaprenyldiphospho-muramoylpentapeptide beta-N-acetylglucosaminyltransferase, producing MEDKPIRIHFAGGGTAGHLYPALAIAKEFRNRFPNCEIAFWGTKKGIEYRLKDQLGYRLNFIRIRGFKRNLTLENLLIPLEFMASVINLLFQFLRKRPDLVVGSGGYVSLPVVSSAVTLRIPTAIHEQNSFPGASTRLLGKWAKRIYLTYGSSEKYFKHKEKIKVFGNPVRQIDSSVDPFVALQEFAFDSSKKTLFIFGGSQGALKINELMIEIAPQIIQECGIQIIWATGSNHYKKIVETFGDQSGIKLFPFIHRIYSAYAACNLCICRAGATTIAELTYLEVPAILIPFPYATAGHQEYNARDLESKGAAICLLEGDLDADKLFQTIKETINDDAKLSKMKMNMKSLARPNAAHDIVSDLCNTLLFN